Proteins from a single region of Heterodontus francisci isolate sHetFra1 chromosome 29, sHetFra1.hap1, whole genome shotgun sequence:
- the LOC137345862 gene encoding probable G-protein coupled receptor 139 — translation MECLNKLEINRNEKRIIQNLYWIKQGNLVAIVILSRGRCGLSKCITHYLVAMAAADLFVIIFDVIFYEINDMYFSYSFLDYTPVCSLNIALVFAAIDCSVWLTVAFTFDRFIAICCQRLRVRYCTERTAAIVTVAVFGLSFVENIPIYFENEHLEIIDNIAWFCNVKSSLSNLPIWVAYFFFDITLTPFAPFVLIVLLNAVTIKYIMRANRLRRGFRRNNNNENHSDPEMENRRKSIILLLAISSCFILLWMVTFVHSVCTQFAGIQFMLTDYNDPFAIMEHTGYMLQCLSSCTNTFIYAVAQAKFREELKHIIKYPLTLSSWLQQIET, via the exons atggagtgcttaaacaaactagaaatcaACAGAAATGagaaaaggataattcagaatctatattggatTAAG CAAG GTAATctagtggcgattgtgattctgtcccgTGGGAGATGCGGACTTTCTAAATGTATCACtcattacctggtggccatggcagcggcagatctattCGTGATAATATTCGATGTAATATTTTATGAGATTAATGACATGTATTTCTCATATTCGTTCTTGGATTACACTCCCGTTTGCAGTCTCAATATCGCCTTGGTTTTTGCAGCCATTGATTGCTCTGTCTGGTTAACTgttgctttcacttttgatcgattcaTTGCCATTTGTTGCCAGAGATTGAGAGTAAGATATTGCACTGAAAGAACCGCAGCCATAGTTACAGTGGCTGTGTTTGGACTGAGTTTtgtagaaaatattccaatttactTTGAAAACGAACACTTGGAAATTATTGACAACATTGCGTGGTTCTGCAATGTAAAATCAAGCCTGTCTAATTTGCCTATATGGGTAGCATACTTCTTCTTTGACATTACATTAACACCCTTTGCACCATTTGTGCTGATTGTGTTACTCAATGCTGTAACCATCAAGTACATTATGCGGGCCAATAGATTGAGAAGAGGATTCCGGAGAAATAACAATAATGAGAatcacagtgatccagagatggagaaccgaaggaaatcgATCATATTACTGCTGGCCATTTCTAgctgttttatactgttatggatggtaACTTTTGTACATTCTGTATGTACACAATTTGCAGGCATTCAGTTTATGCTCACAGATTATAATGATCCATTTGCCATTATGGAGCACACTGGATATATGCTTCAGTGTTTGAGTtcatgcacaaacacatttatctaTGCAGTAGCTCAGGCTAAATTTAGAGAGGAATTGAAGCATATTATTAAATATCCATTGACTCTAAGTTCGTGGCTTCAACAAATTGAAACTTAA